From the Caballeronia sp. NK8 genome, one window contains:
- the sap1 gene encoding surface attachment protein Sap1, giving the protein MKKRASALFAVMGLIAAASVAQAQDSVVQPQQTFTFRPNSYGCLSKDKFDSADQHARAGEHQKMQQFFEGFECISTPVDSHFRVIRVVGHDVEFVNAANSDTQGMWTTDRFIDQ; this is encoded by the coding sequence ATGAAGAAACGCGCCAGTGCTCTCTTCGCGGTGATGGGTTTGATTGCAGCCGCTTCCGTGGCGCAAGCCCAGGACAGCGTCGTTCAGCCTCAGCAGACGTTCACCTTCCGGCCCAATTCGTATGGCTGCTTGTCCAAGGACAAGTTCGATTCGGCCGACCAGCACGCGAGAGCCGGCGAGCATCAGAAGATGCAGCAGTTTTTCGAGGGTTTCGAATGCATTTCGACTCCGGTCGATTCGCATTTTCGCGTGATTCGCGTGGTGGGCCATGACGTCGAATTCGTCAATGCCGCGAATAGCGATACGCAAGGCATGTGGACCACGGATCGTTTCATCGATCAATAA
- the mnmE gene encoding tRNA uridine-5-carboxymethylaminomethyl(34) synthesis GTPase MnmE, producing the protein MLSNDTDPIVAIATAPGRGGIGVVRLSFGRAGEAAAHKAMHALCGQSLAPRHASYVPFADGNGEALDRGIALYFPAPHSYTGEHVLELQGHGGPIVLQLVLQRAIEAGRDFGLRLAEPGEFTRRAFLNDKLDLAQAEAVADLIEASTEAAARSAGRSLEGAFSREIHALVEDVITLRMLVEATLDFPEEEIDFLEAADARGKLARIRERLDTVLADARQGALLREGLSVVLAGQPNVGKSSLLNALAGAELAIVTPIAGTTRDKVAQTIQVEGIPLHIIDTAGLRETQDEVERIGIERTWGEIERADVVLHLLDAREDVTPEDQAIAARFPAGAPVVRVRNKTDLAGVPAGTRDGEGHAREVNLSAKTGDGISLLRAELLKIAGWQAGAESVYLARERHLIALREAHDHLALAAEHADQRSQVLDLFAEELRLAQDNLNAITGEFTSDDLLGVIFSRFCIGK; encoded by the coding sequence ATGCTGAGCAACGACACCGATCCGATCGTCGCAATCGCCACCGCGCCGGGGCGCGGCGGCATCGGCGTCGTGCGCCTGTCGTTCGGCCGCGCGGGTGAGGCCGCCGCGCATAAAGCGATGCACGCGCTATGCGGCCAGTCGCTGGCGCCGCGCCACGCGAGCTACGTGCCGTTCGCCGATGGCAACGGTGAAGCGCTCGATCGCGGCATCGCGCTCTATTTCCCCGCGCCGCACTCGTACACCGGCGAGCACGTCCTGGAATTGCAGGGACACGGCGGCCCGATCGTGCTGCAGCTGGTTCTGCAACGCGCCATTGAAGCAGGCCGCGACTTCGGCCTGCGGCTCGCCGAACCCGGCGAATTCACGCGGCGCGCCTTTCTCAACGACAAACTCGATCTCGCGCAGGCGGAAGCCGTCGCCGATCTCATCGAAGCCAGCACCGAAGCCGCCGCGCGTTCGGCGGGCCGCTCATTGGAGGGCGCGTTCTCGCGCGAGATTCACGCGCTCGTGGAAGACGTAATCACCCTGCGCATGCTGGTTGAAGCGACACTGGATTTCCCCGAGGAGGAGATCGATTTCCTCGAAGCGGCCGACGCGCGCGGCAAACTCGCGCGCATCCGCGAGCGGCTGGACACGGTTCTTGCCGATGCCCGTCAGGGCGCTCTGCTGCGCGAAGGTCTGTCAGTCGTGCTCGCGGGTCAGCCGAACGTGGGCAAGTCGTCGCTGTTGAACGCGCTCGCGGGCGCGGAGCTCGCGATCGTCACGCCGATCGCCGGCACGACGCGCGACAAGGTCGCGCAGACGATTCAGGTCGAAGGCATTCCGCTGCATATCATCGACACAGCCGGACTGCGAGAGACGCAGGACGAGGTGGAGCGCATCGGCATCGAGCGTACGTGGGGTGAAATCGAGCGCGCCGATGTGGTGCTGCATCTGCTCGATGCACGCGAGGACGTGACGCCGGAAGACCAGGCCATCGCCGCGCGCTTTCCAGCGGGCGCGCCTGTCGTGCGCGTCAGGAACAAGACGGATCTGGCGGGCGTGCCGGCCGGTACGCGCGACGGCGAAGGTCACGCGCGCGAGGTCAACCTGTCGGCAAAAACCGGCGACGGCATCTCGCTGCTGCGCGCAGAACTGTTGAAGATCGCTGGCTGGCAAGCGGGCGCGGAGAGCGTCTATCTCGCGCGCGAACGTCATCTGATCGCGCTGCGTGAAGCGCACGATCATCTCGCGCTGGCCGCCGAGCACGCCGATCAACGCTCGCAAGTGCTCGATCTTTTCGCGGAAGAATTGCGGCTCGCGCAGGACAACCTAAACGCGATCACGGGAGAATTCACGTCCGATGATCTGTTGGGCGTGATCTTCAGCCGCTTCTGCATCGGAAAATAG
- a CDS encoding VOC family protein, whose product MHFKILEIDHVVIRCDDLDNMVNFYRTVLGCPIEKEQRDIGLVQMRAGRSLIDLLAVGASIDRPDSGQPSEGRNMDHLCVRVEPFDADALRAHLEKHGARIGEEARRYGAEGFGPSLYLFDPEGNMVELKGPPEA is encoded by the coding sequence ATGCACTTCAAGATCCTTGAAATCGATCACGTCGTGATCCGTTGCGACGATCTCGACAACATGGTCAATTTCTATCGCACCGTGCTGGGTTGCCCAATCGAGAAGGAACAGCGCGACATCGGCCTCGTGCAAATGCGCGCCGGCCGCTCGCTGATCGATCTGCTGGCCGTCGGCGCAAGTATCGACCGCCCGGACAGCGGCCAGCCGAGCGAGGGCCGAAACATGGATCACCTCTGCGTGCGCGTCGAGCCGTTCGATGCCGATGCCTTGCGCGCGCACCTCGAAAAGCACGGCGCCCGTATCGGCGAAGAAGCGCGGCGTTACGGCGCCGAGGGCTTCGGACCATCGCTCTATCTGTTCGATCCTGAAGGCAACATGGTCGAACTGAAAGGGCCGCCCGAAGCCTGA
- a CDS encoding helix-turn-helix domain-containing protein has protein sequence MQQLMSPHALAAFLGLAVQTIYNRHSSGGDLPSAIKLGNRIRFRSEDVDAWLDAKRQSLPTQTTMPTTGRPIQRRERRRSSLIIRTVTERYAVVRSSSHPAPAGTGAGCAQSALLLTDNRV, from the coding sequence ATGCAACAACTCATGTCGCCCCACGCATTGGCCGCATTCCTTGGTCTGGCAGTGCAAACCATTTATAACCGCCATTCTTCCGGTGGAGACCTTCCCAGTGCTATCAAACTGGGCAACCGGATTCGCTTTCGGTCCGAAGACGTCGACGCTTGGCTAGATGCCAAACGACAGTCACTTCCCACGCAGACCACGATGCCAACGACCGGTCGTCCCATTCAACGGCGCGAGCGTCGGCGGTCGTCTCTAATTATCCGAACCGTGACCGAGCGGTACGCGGTAGTTCGCAGCTCTTCGCACCCCGCTCCGGCTGGAACCGGAGCGGGGTGCGCGCAAAGCGCGTTGTTACTCACCGACAATCGAGTATAG
- a CDS encoding SgcJ/EcaC family oxidoreductase, whose protein sequence is MSQHDDWSASARRMYFGLLDDWNRQDAAAMAARFTERGSLIGFDGSAIDGRTCIEAHLQPIFAQHPTPRFVAKVREVRRMASGQSLLLRAVAGMWPRGATALEPGLNAMQTMVLSLCDGAYRIELFQNTPAAFHGRPEESERLCAELRELGKPEGA, encoded by the coding sequence ATGAGTCAGCACGACGATTGGAGCGCCAGCGCGAGGCGTATGTATTTCGGGCTGCTCGACGACTGGAACCGGCAGGACGCAGCCGCAATGGCGGCGCGCTTCACGGAGCGCGGCAGTCTGATCGGTTTCGACGGCAGCGCGATCGACGGACGCACGTGCATCGAGGCGCATCTCCAGCCGATCTTCGCGCAGCATCCGACGCCACGCTTCGTCGCGAAGGTGCGCGAGGTGAGACGCATGGCGAGCGGGCAGTCGCTGCTGTTACGCGCCGTCGCGGGCATGTGGCCGCGCGGCGCGACGGCGCTCGAACCGGGTTTGAACGCGATGCAGACGATGGTGCTGTCGCTGTGCGACGGTGCGTATCGGATCGAACTGTTCCAGAACACGCCGGCCGCGTTTCACGGTCGGCCGGAAGAAAGCGAGAGGCTCTGCGCGGAGTTGCGTGAGCTTGGGAAGCCCGAGGGCGCATAG
- a CDS encoding transcriptional regulator has translation MPTPQEKADFSERLKFSMTRAPEKMRGATDLALHFNLRYQGEPVSPQTAHKWLTARSIPTVDKLKTLAEWLKVDQHWLHYGPPPSGNPQVTPKPLARDEHYPATEETLELATKIEALSPHHRYLLEELIEQFYGAMKR, from the coding sequence ATGCCTACACCACAAGAAAAAGCCGATTTCTCCGAGCGGCTCAAATTCTCGATGACCCGCGCACCCGAAAAGATGCGCGGCGCGACTGATCTCGCCTTGCATTTCAACTTGCGCTATCAAGGCGAGCCGGTTTCACCGCAGACGGCGCACAAGTGGCTGACCGCGCGCTCGATTCCGACGGTCGACAAGCTGAAGACGCTAGCAGAATGGCTCAAGGTCGATCAGCACTGGCTGCACTACGGCCCGCCGCCGAGCGGCAATCCGCAGGTGACACCGAAACCGCTCGCGCGCGACGAGCACTATCCGGCGACGGAAGAAACGCTGGAGCTGGCGACGAAGATCGAAGCGCTGTCGCCGCATCATCGGTATTTGCTCGAGGAATTGATCGAGCAGTTTTATGGGGCGATGAAGCGGTGA
- a CDS encoding YaeQ family protein, with the protein MALKSTIYKADLQIADMDRHYYGDHSLTIARHPSETDERMMVRVAAFGLFANERLEFCKGLSDTDEPDLWQKDLTGQIETWIEVGQPDERRIAKASGRSDRVIVIAYAGRTADIWWNGVKGKVERLQNVTVWSLADGVAGALGKLAERTMRLQLMMQDGEASLGSETVDAVAIRWNVLKAGAI; encoded by the coding sequence ATGGCTCTCAAATCAACGATCTACAAGGCAGACCTCCAGATTGCCGACATGGATCGCCACTACTACGGCGATCATTCCCTGACCATCGCGCGCCATCCATCGGAAACCGATGAGCGGATGATGGTGCGCGTCGCTGCATTCGGATTGTTCGCCAACGAGCGCCTCGAGTTCTGCAAGGGCCTCTCCGATACGGATGAGCCTGATCTCTGGCAAAAAGATCTCACCGGGCAAATCGAAACCTGGATCGAAGTCGGCCAGCCCGATGAGCGGCGCATCGCGAAGGCGAGCGGCCGTTCGGACCGCGTGATCGTCATCGCTTATGCCGGCAGGACTGCGGATATCTGGTGGAATGGCGTGAAGGGCAAGGTCGAGCGGTTGCAGAACGTGACGGTCTGGTCGCTCGCGGATGGCGTCGCCGGAGCGCTCGGCAAGCTGGCCGAACGCACAATGCGCCTGCAGTTGATGATGCAGGACGGCGAGGCGTCGCTGGGAAGCGAAACCGTCGATGCTGTCGCGATTCGCTGGAACGTGCTCAAGGCGGGCGCGATCTGA
- a CDS encoding DUF262 domain-containing protein codes for MARSAFQTNPIALRELLDDCDRGALQLPDFQRSWVWDEDRIKSLIASISRAFPVGALMTLETGGDVEFKPRPVEGAPSSAQSAAPRSLLLDGQQRMTSLYQVTLRGKVVETVTPKNKKVKRWFYIDIRKAMDPSCDREDAIVGVPEDRVVRTDFGRSEVLDLTTPEREYETLMYPVSQVFDWDSWQDGFQEYWRGDEHSDTRKLFKAFKQAILENFKDYRVPVIALDRSTSKEAVCVVFEKVNTGGKPLDAFELVTAMYAAEGHELRKDWFGSEKTKGRQSRFAETLRPAGAASGIIANVTNTDFLQAISLFYTREKRREAEQAKKSGKELPSVSGNRQALLNLPLAAYKKYEAQVETGFTHAAKFLHMLHIYRVFDLPYQSQIVPLAAILADIGTAWEHDTVRTKLVQWYWNGVFGELYGSAVDSRFARDFLEVPAWLNGGPEPTTISETIFRADRLKTMRMRLSAAYKGVNALLMRDGARDFRSGQKFDHTVFFGENVDIHHIFPQDWCKTNGIKPAVYDSIINKTPLSYRTNRIIGGVAPSEYLAKLEGGNSTTPPIDRERLNEHLESHFINSSLLRSDSFEAFMSDRQKQLLALIEDAMGKRAYAGETREEGEDYESDEATLEADLTMDVA; via the coding sequence ATGGCCAGGTCCGCGTTTCAAACCAATCCAATCGCCTTGCGAGAGCTACTCGACGACTGTGACAGGGGCGCTCTTCAATTGCCCGACTTTCAGCGCAGTTGGGTATGGGATGAAGACCGCATCAAAAGCCTGATTGCGTCCATCTCTCGGGCCTTTCCAGTTGGCGCACTGATGACCTTGGAGACGGGAGGTGACGTTGAGTTTAAGCCTCGGCCGGTTGAGGGCGCTCCAAGCTCTGCTCAGTCGGCGGCCCCGCGTTCACTTCTCCTTGACGGTCAACAGCGTATGACGTCGCTCTATCAGGTAACACTTCGTGGGAAAGTCGTCGAGACCGTTACGCCAAAAAACAAGAAGGTCAAACGCTGGTTCTATATCGATATCAGAAAAGCGATGGACCCTTCATGTGACCGGGAAGATGCCATTGTTGGTGTGCCGGAAGACCGGGTCGTCCGCACGGATTTCGGGCGCTCTGAGGTTCTTGACCTGACTACCCCAGAACGCGAGTACGAAACGCTAATGTACCCCGTTTCGCAAGTATTCGACTGGGATTCTTGGCAGGACGGCTTCCAAGAGTATTGGCGCGGAGATGAACACTCAGACACGCGGAAGTTGTTCAAAGCATTTAAGCAGGCGATTCTCGAGAATTTCAAAGACTACCGGGTACCGGTTATCGCGCTGGACAGGTCGACGTCTAAGGAAGCAGTGTGCGTCGTGTTTGAAAAGGTCAATACCGGAGGCAAGCCGCTTGACGCATTCGAACTCGTTACGGCGATGTATGCCGCCGAAGGGCACGAACTTCGAAAGGATTGGTTCGGTAGTGAAAAAACGAAGGGCCGGCAGAGTCGCTTTGCAGAGACGTTGCGTCCCGCGGGTGCTGCTTCGGGCATCATCGCGAACGTCACCAATACGGACTTCTTGCAAGCAATCTCGCTTTTTTACACTCGGGAGAAGCGGCGAGAGGCAGAGCAAGCCAAAAAATCTGGAAAAGAATTACCGTCGGTCAGTGGAAATCGACAGGCGCTCCTGAACCTACCCTTGGCTGCTTACAAGAAGTATGAGGCACAAGTCGAGACTGGGTTTACTCACGCAGCTAAGTTTCTTCATATGCTGCATATATACCGGGTGTTCGACTTACCTTACCAGTCGCAAATCGTTCCGCTTGCGGCGATTCTAGCCGACATAGGAACTGCATGGGAGCACGATACCGTTCGCACAAAACTGGTTCAGTGGTATTGGAATGGTGTTTTTGGCGAGTTGTATGGTTCAGCGGTCGACTCGCGTTTCGCGCGCGATTTTTTGGAAGTGCCTGCATGGCTGAACGGTGGGCCAGAACCGACGACAATCAGCGAAACTATTTTCCGAGCTGACCGACTTAAAACGATGCGAATGCGCCTATCGGCTGCATACAAGGGCGTTAACGCCCTGCTTATGCGGGATGGCGCCCGCGATTTTCGCTCTGGGCAGAAATTTGACCATACTGTGTTCTTCGGAGAAAACGTCGATATTCACCATATCTTTCCACAAGACTGGTGTAAAACGAACGGCATCAAGCCGGCCGTGTACGATTCGATTATCAACAAAACCCCTTTGTCCTACCGAACAAATCGGATTATCGGTGGAGTGGCGCCGTCCGAGTATCTTGCGAAGCTTGAAGGCGGTAATTCGACAACCCCGCCTATTGACCGGGAACGATTGAACGAGCATCTTGAGTCGCACTTCATCAATTCGAGTCTGCTTCGAAGCGATTCGTTCGAAGCGTTTATGTCCGACCGACAAAAGCAGTTATTGGCTTTGATTGAAGACGCAATGGGGAAGCGTGCGTATGCCGGGGAGACTCGTGAGGAGGGTGAAGATTACGAGTCAGACGAGGCGACTTTGGAGGCCGATTTGACGATGGATGTCGCATAA
- a CDS encoding LysE family translocator, with amino-acid sequence MTLAQWLPFAIASAILVAIPGPTVLLVVSYALGHGRKYAFATTLGVALGDLTAMTASMLGLGVLLAASAELFMAVKWIGAAYLVYLGVKLWRAPVIDTDAVQPTGELRTGRIMAHAYAVTTLNPKSIIFFVAFVPQFIDPHAASVSQIAIFEATFVGLAAANAFAYALLASGARKAIRKPSVQRAVNRTGGALLMGAGVFAAAWKKAT; translated from the coding sequence ATGACCCTCGCTCAATGGCTGCCGTTCGCGATCGCGTCGGCGATTCTCGTCGCGATTCCCGGCCCGACCGTACTGCTCGTCGTGTCCTACGCGCTCGGCCACGGCCGCAAGTACGCGTTTGCCACCACGCTCGGCGTTGCGCTCGGTGATCTCACGGCGATGACGGCATCGATGCTCGGCCTCGGTGTGCTGCTCGCCGCCTCTGCGGAACTGTTCATGGCTGTTAAATGGATCGGCGCGGCGTATCTCGTGTATCTCGGCGTCAAGCTTTGGCGCGCGCCCGTCATCGATACGGACGCTGTGCAACCCACCGGCGAATTGCGCACGGGCCGCATCATGGCGCACGCCTACGCCGTGACCACGCTGAACCCGAAGAGCATCATCTTTTTCGTCGCATTCGTGCCGCAATTCATCGATCCGCACGCGGCGAGCGTGTCGCAGATCGCGATTTTCGAGGCGACCTTCGTCGGACTGGCGGCGGCCAACGCATTCGCTTACGCGCTGCTCGCGTCCGGCGCGCGCAAGGCGATCCGCAAGCCTTCCGTGCAGCGCGCGGTGAACCGCACGGGCGGCGCGCTACTGATGGGCGCGGGCGTCTTCGCGGCGGCCTGGAAGAAAGCAACATGA
- a CDS encoding replication initiation protein: MSSSALRDLIEEYAPHKPWCGIEKNASRVRPLSTALTLPYMQMSNPALACWLIFDIDRADAASAWTDADLPPPTYVVTNPANGHAHIGYALAAPVCVTDAARKHPQRYLAAIEHAYMLRMDADVAFNGPTAKNPLNERWKLWEPANCPQYELGLLADYVDLPSSLPRRPKPEGFSRNCDLFEMLSAWAVRAIRAYWGPGAENRWREACIQQALSLNTFDDPMGLNEVIGIGRSVSRWTWRNTTPAGFRAVQAERGRRGGVASGAARRAATEEQRSVAISLALQGLSNRAIALQLGVSHPTIAAWLRASGE, encoded by the coding sequence ATGTCGTCGTCCGCCCTCAGAGACCTGATAGAAGAATACGCGCCGCACAAACCATGGTGCGGCATCGAAAAAAATGCATCAAGAGTACGGCCACTTTCAACAGCGCTGACTCTGCCCTACATGCAAATGAGCAACCCAGCGCTCGCGTGCTGGCTCATTTTTGACATCGACCGGGCAGACGCCGCAAGCGCGTGGACCGACGCTGATTTGCCGCCACCGACCTACGTTGTAACGAATCCGGCAAACGGACATGCACACATCGGCTACGCACTTGCCGCACCCGTGTGCGTGACTGATGCAGCTAGAAAACACCCCCAACGCTATCTGGCAGCGATTGAGCACGCTTACATGTTACGCATGGATGCGGACGTGGCCTTCAATGGCCCTACTGCGAAAAACCCGTTGAATGAACGCTGGAAGCTGTGGGAGCCAGCAAACTGCCCGCAGTACGAACTGGGTCTGCTAGCCGATTACGTTGATTTGCCGTCGTCGTTACCTCGCCGCCCGAAGCCGGAAGGCTTTAGCCGCAATTGCGACTTGTTCGAGATGCTGTCGGCGTGGGCTGTACGAGCCATTCGAGCGTACTGGGGGCCTGGTGCAGAGAATCGGTGGCGTGAAGCCTGTATTCAGCAAGCGTTGTCACTCAATACGTTCGATGACCCCATGGGGCTGAACGAAGTGATAGGTATTGGCCGTAGCGTCAGTAGGTGGACATGGAGGAATACGACTCCGGCAGGCTTTCGAGCTGTGCAGGCAGAACGAGGCCGGCGCGGTGGCGTTGCTTCGGGCGCGGCACGCCGTGCGGCGACGGAAGAACAACGGTCCGTGGCCATTAGTCTTGCGCTGCAAGGACTGTCAAACCGTGCAATTGCCTTACAGCTCGGCGTGTCGCATCCGACGATTGCCGCGTGGCTGCGTGCGAGCGGTGAGTGA